In Clostridiaceae bacterium, the following are encoded in one genomic region:
- a CDS encoding nitroreductase family protein, whose amino-acid sequence MSVYEMILKRRSIRKFKQDKISIEVLEKLVNAARFAPSGGNMQPLKYRIVNKPDEVEGVFNNVKWAFHIAPKGTPGKGEEPVAYIVILVDSEIRPQGYEFDVGAASQNILLTALEEGIGTCWIASVNREKVRALLEIPDKYIIESVIALGYPAESPIVEEENGSTKYYKDECDVLHVPKRKLKDIII is encoded by the coding sequence ATGAGCGTCTATGAAATGATACTTAAGAGAAGGTCTATAAGAAAATTTAAGCAAGATAAAATTTCCATTGAAGTATTAGAAAAACTTGTTAATGCAGCGCGTTTCGCACCATCCGGCGGAAACATGCAACCACTAAAGTACAGAATAGTAAATAAACCTGATGAAGTGGAAGGAGTTTTTAATAACGTTAAATGGGCATTTCACATAGCGCCCAAAGGTACTCCTGGTAAAGGGGAAGAACCTGTCGCTTATATTGTAATCTTAGTTGACAGTGAAATCAGACCACAGGGTTATGAGTTTGATGTTGGTGCTGCATCACAGAATATCTTATTAACTGCCCTTGAAGAAGGAATAGGAACTTGTTGGATTGCCTCGGTAAATAGGGAAAAAGTAAGAGCTTTACTTGAAATACCGGATAAATACATAATTGAATCCGTTATTGCTTTAGGATACCCGGCTGAATCCCCTATAGTCGAGGAAGAAAACGGAAGCACAAAATATTATAAAGATGAATGTGATGTCCTGCATGTTCCAAAAAGAAAGCTTAAGGATATAATTATTTAA
- the gatC gene encoding Asp-tRNA(Asn)/Glu-tRNA(Gln) amidotransferase subunit GatC: MKIGRENIEELADLSKLNLTEEEIELMVHDMNNVLLFINKLDELDTSNVEPMDQVVVLKNVFREDEVISTFDRERLLKGAPSIEDGCFKVPRVVE; encoded by the coding sequence ATGAAAATCGGGCGAGAAAATATTGAGGAGTTGGCGGATTTATCCAAATTAAATCTGACAGAAGAAGAAATAGAACTTATGGTCCATGATATGAATAATGTACTTTTATTTATAAATAAGTTAGATGAGCTTGACACTTCAAATGTTGAACCTATGGATCAGGTTGTAGTTTTAAAAAATGTTTTCAGAGAAGACGAAGTAATTTCTACTTTTGACAGGGAAAGGCTTCTCAAAGGAGCACCCTCAATAGAAGATGGGTGTTTCAAAGTACCCAGGGTTGTGGAATAG
- a CDS encoding formate--tetrahydrofolate ligase, producing the protein MSYKSDIEIAQEAKLEPIENIALKLGIGKENLELYGNYKAKVNYNILKNMKDKEDGKLILVTAINPTPAGEGKTTTSVGLGDALNKLGKKVMVALREPSLGPVFGIKGGAAGGGYAQVVPMEDINLHFTGDLHAIGAANNLLAAMLDNHIYHGNALGIDPRRITWKRCIDMNDRQLRYIVNGLNGRTNGTPREDGFDITVASEVMAILCLSRDLDHLKEKLRNIVVGYTYDDKPVTAGDLKAEGAMAALLKDALKPNLVQTLENTPAFVHGGPFANIAHGCNSIMATKMALKLADYVVTEAGFGADLGAEKFFNIKCRIAGLKPSAVVIVATVKALKHHGGATKEEWGKENLEALERGLPNLLKHIDNVTNKFGLPAVVAINRFPTDTEAELKLIEEKCKSYGANVALSEVWAKGGEGGIELAKEVIRLIEEGKGNLEFTYNDNESIKEKINKIVKVVYGGTGVEYSTSANKEISRLESLGFGNLPICMAKTQYSLTDDPKKTGRPEDFKITVRNVKVSAGAGFIVVLTGDIMTMPGLPKEPAAEKIDVDSDGRISGLF; encoded by the coding sequence ATGAGTTACAAAAGTGATATTGAAATTGCCCAAGAAGCAAAACTGGAACCTATTGAAAACATTGCCCTGAAACTGGGAATAGGTAAGGAAAATCTTGAACTATACGGCAATTATAAGGCGAAGGTAAACTATAACATACTAAAAAACATGAAAGATAAAGAGGATGGGAAACTTATACTCGTCACGGCAATTAATCCTACACCTGCAGGAGAAGGAAAGACAACAACATCGGTAGGACTTGGGGATGCATTAAACAAGCTTGGGAAAAAAGTAATGGTAGCCTTAAGAGAACCCTCACTGGGACCTGTTTTTGGAATAAAAGGCGGTGCTGCAGGAGGCGGCTATGCACAGGTTGTGCCGATGGAGGATATAAATTTACACTTTACCGGAGACTTACATGCAATAGGTGCTGCAAATAATCTTCTGGCTGCAATGCTTGATAATCATATATACCACGGAAATGCTCTGGGAATTGATCCAAGAAGGATTACCTGGAAAAGATGCATAGATATGAATGACAGGCAGTTAAGGTATATTGTAAACGGTCTTAACGGAAGGACTAACGGAACACCGAGAGAGGATGGATTTGACATTACAGTTGCTTCTGAAGTTATGGCAATACTTTGTTTATCAAGGGATTTGGATCATTTAAAGGAAAAATTAAGGAATATTGTTGTAGGTTACACCTATGATGATAAACCTGTAACTGCGGGAGATTTAAAGGCTGAGGGAGCTATGGCTGCGTTATTAAAAGACGCTCTGAAACCAAATCTTGTTCAGACATTAGAAAATACTCCTGCTTTTGTGCATGGAGGGCCCTTTGCCAATATTGCTCATGGATGCAATAGTATTATGGCAACCAAAATGGCACTAAAGCTTGCTGACTATGTTGTTACAGAAGCAGGTTTCGGTGCAGATCTGGGCGCTGAGAAATTTTTCAATATAAAATGCAGAATAGCAGGTCTTAAGCCATCTGCAGTAGTTATAGTAGCTACTGTTAAAGCTCTTAAACATCATGGAGGTGCCACTAAGGAAGAATGGGGTAAGGAGAACCTCGAGGCTCTTGAAAGAGGATTGCCCAATCTTCTTAAGCATATTGATAATGTTACAAATAAATTCGGACTTCCTGCAGTTGTTGCAATTAACAGATTCCCAACCGATACAGAGGCTGAACTGAAACTTATTGAAGAAAAATGCAAGAGTTACGGAGCAAATGTTGCATTATCTGAAGTATGGGCCAAAGGCGGTGAAGGTGGAATTGAATTAGCAAAAGAAGTAATAAGGCTTATTGAAGAAGGAAAAGGAAACTTAGAGTTCACTTATAATGATAATGAATCCATAAAAGAAAAAATTAATAAAATAGTTAAAGTGGTTTATGGAGGAACCGGAGTTGAATATTCAACTTCAGCCAATAAAGAAATAAGCAGGCTTGAGAGCCTCGGTTTTGGCAACCTGCCAATCTGTATGGCTAAAACGCAGTATTCTCTGACTGATGATCCTAAGAAAACAGGGAGACCTGAAGACTTTAAAATTACAGTAAGAAATGTTAAGGTCTCTGCAGGAGCCGGATTTATAGTTGTGCTTACTGGTGATATTATGACAATGCCTGGTTTGCCAAAGGAACCCGCTGCTGAAAAAATTGACGTAGATTCTGACGGAAGAATAAGCGGCCTGTTTTAA
- the gatB gene encoding Asp-tRNA(Asn)/Glu-tRNA(Gln) amidotransferase subunit GatB, giving the protein MEYEVVIGLEVHAELSTKSKLYCSCTTEFGGEPNTHCCPICMGMPGTLPVLNKKAVEYAVRAGLATNCTISEYSRKDRKNYFYPDLPKAYQNSQYYYPICKNGYIEIETENGSKRIGITRIHIEEDAGKLLHDEWGTGTLVDCNRGGVPLIEIVSEPDMRSAEEARAYLENLKAILQYIGVSDCKMQEGSLRADVNLSVRRKGDTKFGVRTEMKNLNSFKAITRAIESEAKRHIYEIESGGTLVQETRRWDDEKGLSFSMRNKEEAKDYRYFPDPDLPPVVLSKEWIEEIMRSLPELPEARRKRYIAEYSLPEYDASLITKSKALADFFEEAVALCNNPKSVSNWIMGDILRKMKDEEQETEEIPIPAQYLADLIILVDKGVISNTIAKKVFNKMYETKKDPKVIVKEEGLEVVNDESALIEIVKKVIEKNPQSVADFKSGKEKAFGFLVGQAMKETKGKANPQLINKLLREELSR; this is encoded by the coding sequence ATGGAATATGAAGTAGTTATTGGACTTGAAGTTCATGCGGAGCTTTCAACAAAATCAAAATTATATTGTTCTTGTACAACCGAGTTTGGAGGAGAACCAAATACCCATTGTTGTCCTATATGTATGGGAATGCCCGGAACTCTTCCGGTGCTTAATAAAAAAGCTGTAGAATATGCTGTACGGGCAGGGCTTGCTACTAACTGCACGATATCAGAATATAGCAGAAAGGACAGAAAGAACTATTTTTACCCTGATCTTCCAAAAGCATATCAAAATTCCCAGTACTATTACCCCATATGTAAAAATGGCTATATAGAGATAGAAACCGAAAATGGTTCAAAACGGATTGGAATAACAAGAATACATATAGAAGAAGACGCAGGCAAACTATTGCATGATGAATGGGGAACAGGTACATTGGTTGACTGCAACAGAGGAGGAGTTCCTCTGATTGAAATTGTAAGCGAGCCTGATATGAGGTCTGCTGAAGAGGCAAGAGCTTATCTCGAAAATCTTAAAGCAATTCTTCAATATATAGGAGTATCAGATTGCAAAATGCAGGAAGGCTCTCTCAGGGCTGATGTAAATCTTTCCGTCAGACGTAAAGGCGATACAAAATTTGGAGTCAGAACGGAAATGAAAAATCTTAATTCATTTAAGGCCATAACCAGAGCCATAGAAAGCGAAGCAAAAAGGCATATTTATGAAATCGAATCAGGTGGTACCCTGGTTCAGGAAACGAGAAGATGGGACGATGAAAAAGGATTAAGCTTTTCAATGCGAAATAAGGAAGAAGCAAAAGATTACAGGTATTTTCCTGATCCTGATCTTCCACCGGTAGTTTTATCAAAAGAGTGGATAGAGGAAATAATGAGGTCTCTTCCAGAATTACCTGAAGCAAGGAGAAAAAGATATATTGCAGAATATTCTCTTCCTGAATATGATGCTTCCCTGATAACTAAATCTAAAGCACTTGCAGACTTTTTTGAAGAAGCTGTCGCGTTATGCAATAACCCCAAATCAGTGAGCAATTGGATTATGGGAGATATTTTAAGAAAGATGAAGGATGAAGAACAAGAGACAGAAGAAATACCAATTCCGGCACAATATCTGGCTGACCTTATAATTCTGGTGGATAAAGGAGTTATTAGTAATACCATCGCTAAGAAGGTATTTAATAAAATGTATGAAACTAAAAAGGATCCAAAGGTTATTGTAAAAGAAGAAGGACTTGAAGTTGTAAATGATGAAAGTGCACTGATAGAAATTGTAAAAAAAGTAATAGAAAAGAATCCTCAATCTGTAGCAGATTTTAAGAGCGGGAAAGAAAAGGCATTTGGATTCCTTGTAGGCCAAGCCATGAAAGAAACTAAAGGAAAGGCAAATCCACAGCTTATTAACAAACTGCTCAGAGAAGAGCTTTCAAGGTAG
- a CDS encoding cyclodeaminase/cyclohydrolase family protein: MVEKSCKEFVEMLASSAPVPGGGGASAMVGSLGVALASMVGNLTLGKKKYEHFQDDIKRILEKAKELQKELLLLVEKDAEVFEPLSKAYGLPKNTEEERKIKDEILENALKSACSVPIEIMKKSLEAIYLHEELLTKGSRIVLSDVGVGVLFCKASLVGASLNVFINTKMMKDREYASKINEEAIKMLEEGKEKADAVYTAVEDCFLEVK; this comes from the coding sequence ATGGTAGAAAAAAGCTGTAAAGAATTTGTTGAAATGCTGGCATCCAGTGCTCCTGTACCAGGTGGAGGGGGAGCTTCAGCAATGGTAGGTTCCCTTGGTGTCGCACTTGCAAGTATGGTTGGTAACCTTACTTTAGGGAAAAAGAAATATGAACATTTTCAGGATGACATAAAAAGAATTCTTGAAAAAGCTAAAGAATTGCAAAAAGAACTGCTTCTTTTAGTAGAGAAGGATGCTGAAGTTTTCGAGCCTCTTTCAAAGGCTTACGGACTTCCCAAAAATACTGAAGAAGAGAGAAAAATAAAAGATGAAATACTGGAAAATGCTTTGAAATCAGCCTGCAGTGTTCCTATTGAAATAATGAAAAAATCACTGGAAGCAATTTATCTTCATGAAGAATTATTAACTAAAGGCTCAAGAATAGTATTGAGCGATGTTGGCGTTGGAGTACTTTTCTGTAAAGCATCTTTAGTTGGAGCAAGCCTGAATGTTTTCATTAATACTAAAATGATGAAAGACAGGGAATACGCTTCAAAGATTAATGAGGAAGCCATAAAGATGCTGGAGGAAGGAAAAGAAAAAGCTGATGCTGTTTACACTGCAGTTGAGGATTGTTTCCTGGAGGTGAAATAA
- a CDS encoding bifunctional 5,10-methylene-tetrahydrofolate dehydrogenase/5,10-methylene-tetrahydrofolate cyclohydrolase: MAILMKGSEVVNSMKEKMLVEVEELKAKGIIPGLAIVRIGSNPDDISYERGAIKRCESLGIMCRVYEYPSDISQEKFVYELKKINEDESIHGILLFRPLPKHIDENLVKYIIDPKKDIDCFNPINLAKVFEGDETGFAPCTPEAVIEIMDHYGIEARGKRVVIIGRSLVVGKPLSMLLLKRNATITICHTKTRNIEEICKNAEILIAAAGKAKMVTKDFISKGQIIIDVGINVDENGKLCGDVNFEEAEMLADYITPVPGGVGTVTTSVLAKHIIQAAKNS; this comes from the coding sequence ATGGCTATATTAATGAAAGGTTCCGAAGTTGTTAATTCCATGAAGGAAAAAATGCTGGTTGAAGTAGAAGAATTAAAAGCAAAAGGTATAATACCAGGACTGGCAATTGTAAGAATAGGTTCTAATCCTGATGATATATCCTATGAGCGTGGAGCAATAAAAAGATGTGAAAGCCTGGGAATTATGTGCAGAGTATATGAATATCCTTCGGATATAAGCCAGGAGAAGTTCGTTTATGAACTGAAAAAAATCAATGAAGATGAATCAATCCATGGAATATTGTTGTTCAGGCCTTTGCCAAAGCATATTGACGAAAACTTAGTAAAGTATATTATTGATCCTAAAAAAGATATAGACTGTTTTAACCCAATTAACCTTGCTAAGGTTTTTGAAGGTGATGAGACAGGTTTTGCACCCTGTACACCAGAAGCAGTCATTGAAATAATGGACCATTACGGCATAGAAGCGAGAGGGAAAAGAGTAGTAATAATAGGCAGAAGTCTTGTTGTCGGTAAGCCTTTATCCATGCTCTTATTAAAAAGGAACGCCACTATAACTATTTGCCACACAAAAACCCGCAATATTGAGGAAATATGCAAGAACGCAGAGATTCTTATTGCAGCTGCAGGAAAAGCCAAAATGGTAACTAAGGATTTTATTTCAAAAGGACAGATAATCATTGACGTTGGTATCAATGTTGATGAGAACGGCAAGCTATGCGGAGATGTCAATTTTGAAGAAGCAGAAATGCTGGCAGATTATATAACTCCTGTGCCAGGAGGAGTTGGAACAGTTACGACTTCCGTCCTTGCCAAGCACATTATTCAGGCGGCTAAAAACTCCTGA
- the spoIVA gene encoding stage IV sporulation protein A, translating to MEMYNIYEQIAERTQGDIYIGVVGPVRTGKSTFIKRFMDLLVIPNIENTYIKERAKDELPQSATGRTIMTTEPKFVPNEAVEIILDENIQLKVRLVDCVGYLVKGAIGYMENNASRMVSTPWFDSQIPFEEAAEIGTKKVINDHSTIGLVVTTDGSITDIERWEYIEAEKRVIDELKAINKPFIIVLNSVNPYDSETLKLREELEVQYSVPVVSVNCAQMRIEDINSIIEKVLLEFPVSEIGINIPKWVETLEEDHQLRLDFINAVKDTFKDVNNIREAKKSAGMFDQYDFIKKASIDKIDLGTGKILIELGAPEGLFYQVLSETTGLDIDGEHKLIGLMRELARVKKEYERVEYALHEVKVKGYGIVAPRKEELKLDEPEIIKQGGRFGVKLRASAPSIHMIRADIETEVAPLVGTEKQSEELVSYLLKEFEGEPGKIWESNIFGKSLHELVTEGLYNKLHRMPEDAQQKLQETLTRIINEGSAGLICIIL from the coding sequence GTGGAAATGTACAACATATACGAACAGATAGCAGAAAGAACACAAGGCGATATTTATATTGGTGTAGTTGGCCCTGTCAGAACAGGTAAATCAACATTTATAAAAAGATTTATGGACCTGCTTGTCATACCTAATATAGAAAATACATACATCAAAGAGAGAGCTAAAGATGAGCTTCCCCAAAGTGCCACAGGACGCACTATCATGACAACTGAGCCGAAATTTGTGCCCAATGAAGCGGTTGAAATTATTCTGGATGAAAATATACAGTTAAAGGTTAGACTTGTGGACTGTGTCGGCTACCTGGTAAAAGGAGCTATCGGATACATGGAAAATAATGCTTCCAGAATGGTATCAACGCCCTGGTTTGACAGCCAGATACCTTTTGAAGAGGCTGCCGAAATTGGCACAAAAAAAGTTATAAATGACCATTCTACCATAGGCCTTGTTGTTACCACAGATGGAAGCATCACTGATATTGAACGCTGGGAATACATAGAAGCTGAAAAGCGCGTTATAGATGAACTAAAGGCTATTAATAAGCCATTTATAATTGTATTAAACTCTGTAAATCCTTACGATAGTGAAACACTGAAGCTGAGAGAGGAATTGGAAGTTCAGTATTCAGTTCCTGTAGTAAGCGTAAATTGCGCCCAAATGAGAATTGAAGATATTAATTCTATTATTGAAAAAGTATTATTAGAATTCCCTGTATCTGAGATTGGAATAAATATACCAAAGTGGGTGGAAACTCTTGAAGAAGATCACCAATTAAGGTTGGATTTTATCAATGCAGTTAAAGATACCTTTAAGGATGTAAATAATATCCGTGAAGCTAAAAAATCGGCAGGCATGTTTGATCAATATGATTTTATTAAGAAAGCAAGCATTGATAAAATAGACCTGGGAACCGGAAAGATTTTAATTGAGCTGGGAGCTCCTGAAGGATTGTTCTACCAGGTATTAAGTGAAACTACAGGTCTTGACATTGATGGCGAGCATAAGCTTATAGGATTGATGAGAGAACTTGCCAGGGTAAAGAAAGAATATGAAAGAGTGGAATATGCTCTTCATGAGGTAAAAGTAAAGGGTTATGGTATAGTAGCTCCTAGAAAGGAAGAGTTAAAGCTTGACGAACCAGAAATCATAAAACAGGGTGGCAGATTTGGAGTTAAGCTTCGTGCTAGTGCTCCATCGATTCATATGATACGTGCGGATATTGAAACAGAAGTTGCCCCGCTGGTAGGAACTGAAAAACAATCTGAAGAATTGGTTTCTTATTTACTTAAGGAATTTGAAGGTGAGCCCGGTAAGATATGGGAATCAAATATTTTTGGAAAGTCCTTGCATGAACTGGTTACAGAAGGACTGTATAATAAACTTCATAGAATGCCTGAAGATGCTCAGCAGAAGTTGCAGGAGACTTTAACAAGAATAATAAACGAAGGCAGTGCAGGGTTGATTTGCATAATTTTATAA
- the gatA gene encoding Asp-tRNA(Asn)/Glu-tRNA(Gln) amidotransferase subunit GatA: protein MEIHEYTAHELSKMLKNKEIKVKELTESVLNRIDNIDKELGSFITICREEALKKSVEVQHKIDNRQATSPLAGIPMLLSDNICTREILTTCSSKMLHNFVPPYGATVANKLDSQGSVLIGKGNIDEFGIGGTTETSYYKTTKNPWNLEKLAGGSCGGAASAVASGEVVFSLGSDTGGSIRQPSSFCGVVGMKPTYGAVSRFGVIPFASSFDQVGPVTKDVEDCALVLNAITGHDPLDSTSVNKDYPDFTKALEQDIKGLKIGIPKEWVETKIDPDVKKSFYDSVKVLEELGAVCEYFSFSLTDYIAPTYYILTSAEVSSNLARFDGIKYGYRAEKFSDLQELYKKTRAEGFGEEAKRRILLGTYVLSSGCYEKYFKKALKVRTMICEEFNKAFDKYNLIISPTTPRTAYSLGEMNKDFLSMCQDDVYTASANIAGLPAISIPCGFGSNNIPFGLQFIGKQFDDFTLIKAAYNFEQNTEYHKKRPSL, encoded by the coding sequence TTGGAAATACATGAATATACAGCACATGAATTAAGTAAGATGTTGAAAAACAAAGAAATTAAAGTAAAAGAGCTGACTGAATCTGTATTAAATAGAATTGACAATATTGATAAGGAGTTAGGAAGTTTTATTACTATTTGCAGGGAGGAAGCCCTAAAAAAGTCAGTGGAAGTTCAGCACAAAATTGATAATAGGCAGGCTACATCACCTTTAGCAGGAATTCCTATGTTGCTGAGTGATAATATTTGTACCAGAGAAATACTTACTACATGTTCCTCTAAAATGTTACATAACTTTGTTCCTCCATATGGCGCCACTGTTGCTAATAAATTAGATAGCCAGGGTTCTGTCTTAATCGGTAAGGGAAATATAGATGAATTTGGTATAGGTGGGACCACTGAAACCTCATATTATAAGACTACTAAAAATCCATGGAACCTGGAAAAATTGGCAGGTGGTTCTTGCGGAGGCGCAGCTTCTGCAGTTGCTTCAGGAGAAGTTGTTTTTTCTCTGGGTTCTGATACAGGAGGTTCTATCAGGCAGCCATCATCTTTTTGTGGTGTGGTTGGAATGAAACCGACCTACGGAGCCGTATCCAGATTTGGCGTAATACCATTCGCTTCATCATTTGATCAGGTAGGGCCGGTAACAAAAGATGTTGAAGATTGTGCCCTTGTATTAAATGCAATTACAGGCCATGATCCTCTTGATTCTACCTCAGTTAATAAAGATTATCCTGACTTTACAAAGGCTTTGGAGCAGGATATTAAAGGTTTGAAAATTGGAATTCCAAAAGAGTGGGTTGAAACAAAAATAGATCCTGACGTCAAAAAATCTTTTTATGACTCCGTTAAAGTACTGGAAGAATTGGGCGCGGTATGTGAGTACTTTTCTTTTTCATTAACTGACTATATTGCACCTACATACTATATTCTTACTTCAGCAGAAGTGAGTTCTAATCTTGCAAGGTTTGATGGTATAAAATACGGATACCGGGCAGAAAAATTTTCTGATCTGCAGGAGTTATATAAGAAAACAAGAGCAGAGGGTTTTGGTGAAGAAGCAAAGAGACGAATTCTTTTAGGCACATATGTACTCAGTTCAGGTTGTTATGAGAAATATTTCAAAAAGGCCCTTAAAGTCAGAACAATGATATGTGAAGAGTTTAATAAAGCTTTCGATAAATATAATCTCATTATTTCACCAACGACACCCAGAACTGCCTATTCATTGGGAGAAATGAATAAAGACTTCCTGTCTATGTGCCAGGATGATGTTTATACAGCTTCAGCTAATATTGCCGGACTGCCTGCAATATCAATTCCCTGCGGCTTTGGCAGCAATAATATACCTTTTGGACTGCAATTTATTGGTAAGCAATTTGATGATTTCACTTTAATCAAAGCAGCCTATAATTTTGAACAAAATACCGAATACCATAAGAAAAGACCAAGTTTATAA
- a CDS encoding YegS/Rv2252/BmrU family lipid kinase, whose product MLEKAFFIYNPLSGNRAVPLKLDYIINRFFQKDILLIPYRISDHDHGRLMDIFEKEDFSRVIVSGGDGTISSVVNLLLKNNINLPIGIIPSGTCNDLARSLEIPHNLKNCLDVILEGHVEEIDAGLINEDTYFLNTCAGGIFVEASYCTSNELKKNLGALAYYLKALDEVTNIKPFKLTVQTESDIIDGEFLLFLILNGKHVAGFNNIVKKADLSDGLMDILLVKNCLPLDIAGLFFKVLSNDFLNDRNVIWLKTKSCTISGSSNVALSIDGEKGSGLPISIRFINKAVKVFTGSTPHTPSSFNK is encoded by the coding sequence ATGTTGGAAAAAGCATTTTTTATATATAATCCTTTGTCGGGTAACAGAGCGGTACCATTAAAACTTGACTACATTATTAACAGATTTTTTCAAAAGGATATCCTGCTGATACCTTACAGAATTAGCGACCATGACCATGGAAGGCTTATGGACATATTTGAAAAGGAGGATTTCTCAAGAGTAATAGTTTCCGGAGGGGATGGCACCATAAGTTCTGTGGTAAACTTATTGCTGAAAAATAATATTAATCTTCCTATTGGTATTATACCATCAGGGACATGTAATGACCTGGCAAGAAGCCTTGAAATACCACATAACCTTAAAAACTGTCTTGATGTGATTTTGGAAGGTCATGTTGAAGAGATTGATGCAGGACTTATTAATGAAGATACCTATTTTTTAAATACTTGTGCGGGAGGAATATTCGTTGAGGCTTCCTATTGTACAAGCAATGAGCTAAAAAAGAATTTAGGTGCCCTGGCTTACTATCTGAAAGCCCTTGATGAGGTAACCAATATAAAGCCTTTTAAACTTACGGTTCAAACAGAATCTGATATTATAGATGGTGAATTTTTACTTTTTCTTATATTAAACGGGAAACATGTCGCAGGATTTAATAATATTGTTAAGAAAGCTGATTTGTCAGACGGACTTATGGATATTTTATTGGTAAAGAATTGTCTGCCTCTAGATATTGCAGGATTGTTTTTTAAAGTATTAAGCAATGATTTCCTGAATGATAGGAATGTTATCTGGCTGAAAACCAAGAGCTGTACTATATCCGGAAGCAGCAATGTGGCCTTAAGCATAGATGGAGAAAAAGGATCAGGTCTTCCTATATCAATCAGGTTTATTAATAAAGCAGTTAAAGTTTTTACCGGCTCTACACCTCATACCCCCTCATCATTTAATAAGTAA
- a CDS encoding formate/nitrite transporter family protein: MENNYLTPLEIAEKYVTIGAKKAYQPFIKLFPLSILAGAFIALASQGSNVAIHTIGSIGLAKALAGLLFSTGLIMVIITGAELFTGNTLIIVSCLDKKVSWSQMLRKWLIVYIGNFIGSIIVVYFIYKSGQLNTSDSLLGGFTIKTAVNKVSYEFGHAFFMGILCNWLVCMAVWMSAAAKDITGKIWAIFFPIWLFITSGFEHSVANMYYIPIGIFAKSNSNWVQAAISMGIAQEKLDSLNWANMIIKNLLPVTLGNIIGGAIFVGAFYWFSFLFKKDE; encoded by the coding sequence ATGGAAAACAATTATCTTACTCCATTAGAAATAGCAGAAAAGTATGTTACAATAGGTGCTAAAAAAGCATATCAGCCCTTCATCAAACTATTTCCGCTGAGTATATTGGCAGGAGCATTTATTGCTTTAGCTTCACAAGGCTCTAATGTTGCAATTCATACAATTGGTTCAATAGGATTGGCAAAAGCATTGGCAGGTCTCCTTTTTTCAACAGGTCTTATAATGGTAATAATTACTGGAGCCGAACTATTTACAGGTAATACACTCATTATTGTGTCCTGCCTGGATAAAAAAGTAAGTTGGTCTCAAATGCTAAGGAAATGGCTAATTGTTTATATAGGTAACTTTATTGGTTCAATAATTGTTGTATATTTTATTTACAAATCAGGCCAACTTAATACAAGTGATAGCTTATTAGGAGGTTTTACAATAAAAACTGCTGTAAATAAAGTAAGTTATGAATTCGGACATGCCTTTTTTATGGGGATATTATGTAACTGGCTTGTTTGTATGGCAGTCTGGATGTCTGCGGCAGCAAAGGATATTACAGGTAAAATATGGGCAATATTCTTCCCTATATGGTTATTCATTACCTCTGGATTTGAACATAGCGTTGCAAACATGTATTATATACCAATAGGAATCTTTGCAAAATCTAACTCTAACTGGGTGCAGGCTGCAATATCAATGGGTATTGCTCAGGAAAAGCTTGATAGCCTGAACTGGGCTAATATGATTATAAAGAATTTGCTTCCGGTAACTCTAGGAAATATTATTGGAGGCGCTATTTTTGTAGGTGCTTTTTATTGGTTTAGTTTTTTATTTAAAAAAGATGAATAA